From a single Oreochromis niloticus isolate F11D_XX linkage group LG3, O_niloticus_UMD_NMBU, whole genome shotgun sequence genomic region:
- the si:ch211-63p21.2 gene encoding FH1/FH2 domain-containing protein 1 isoform X2: protein MPPRTSGTPSSSSPTSPPPSLASPLPSASPKDGTVKSRTLKLHWRELQNLAPLPRMTRFGTQTIWAGLEPVNLDKNHLEYLFKSKANSSSLNIVSGRQQPSISVLGVKRSNIITIALSSLPPPRLLPPAIYSMDSCVLEREDIQRLQALIPTEEELCLIKEAKAQNPNASLAPAELCLLTLGEIPHLSTRLQLWAFALDYDSLEREIAEPLFHLKLGMEQLAASQTFKYILATVLAIGNFLNGCKARGFELSYLGKLSQVRDTHTRQPLLHHVCVLLLQLYPESSDLYSDITAVTKAGKCDYCQVQSNFTQLESLCKASWEQVKLLNKADEKRKGGKGERMKGIGDEALAPDGSLRHRLPKILKECEERLKVLRAVHRRVINRFHSFLLFLGYSRAMVRDTKPEDFCKTISNFSLEYRTMQQTILLQRERERERQKNATESPGPNTPVGKRKNQQTPSKDNDEQGRLEEVLRTPESMSRLDVTLPRNRKRMADLQGAFSRKMKW from the exons ATGCCTCCAAGGACCTCCGGcaccccctcctcttcctcccccacctcccctcctccttctctggCCTCACCTTTGCCCTCTGCTTCACCTAAAGATGGTACCGTTAAGTCTCGCACTTTGAAGCTTCACTGGAGGGAGCTGCAGAATCTGGCACCGCTCCCCAGGATGACACGCTTTGGGACTCAGACCATTTGGGCCGGACTCGAGCCGGTGAATTTGGATAAAAACCATCTGGAGTATTTGTTTAAGTCTAAAGCCAACAGCAGCAGTCTGAACATTGTATCGGGACGGCAG CAGCCATCGATATCGGTGTTGGGAGTGAAGCGCAGCAACATCATAACTATTGCCCTGAGCAGCTTGCCCCCTCCTCGCCTCCTCCCCCCTGCTATCTACAGCATGGACAGCTGTGTGTTAGAAAGAGAAGACATTCAG CGTCTTCAAGCACTGATCCCGACTGAAGAGGAACTCTGCCTGATCAAAGAGGCCAAGGCCCAGAACCCTAATGCCTCTCTGGCACCAGCTGAGCTTTGCCTCCTCACTTTGGGGGAAATCCCCCACTTGAGCACCAGGCTTCAGCTTTGGGCCTTTGCTCTGGATTACGACTCCTTGGAGAGG GAAATTGCTGAGCCTCTCTTCCATCTGAAGTTGGGCATGGAACAACTGGCAGCCAGCCAGACCTTCAAGTACATCCTGGCGACAGTCCTAGCGATCGGTAACTTTCTCAACGGATGTAAG GCCCGTGGTTTTGAGCTGAGTTACCTGGGGAAGCTGTCTCAGGTAAGGGACACACACACTCGACAGCCCCTGCTGCACCACGTCTGCGTCTTACTGCTGCAGCTCTATCCGGAATCCTCTGACCTCTACTCGGACATCACCGCGGTCACTAAAGCTGGAAAG TGTGACTACTGCCAAGTCCAGTCCAACTTTACCCAGCTGGAGAGCCTGTGCAAAGCATCATGGGAGCAGGTGAAGCTGCTGAATAAAGCTGACGaaaagaggaaaggaggaaagGGGGAAAGGATGAAAGGGATAGGTGATGAGGCCCTGGCCCCGGACGGTTCGCTCCGTCACAGGCTTCCGAAGATTCTGAAAGAGTGTGAGGAAAGGCTGAAAGTCCTAAGAGCTGTCCATCGTAGGGTTATCAATAG GTTCCACTCTTTTCTCCTCTTCCTTGGCTACTCCCGGGCCATGGTGAGGGATACCAAACCGGAGGACTTCTGCAAAACCATCAGTAACTTTTCCCTGGAGTATAGGACCATGCAACAGACCATCCtactgcagagagaaagagagcgggAGCGACAGAAAAATGCGACTGAAAGCCCGGGTCCAAACACCCCtgtaggaaaaagaaaaaatcaacaAACTCCATCAAAG GACAATGATGAGCAGGGTAGGCTGGAGGAGGTACTGAGAACACCCGAGTCCATGTCAAGATTGGATGTCACTTTGCCTCGAAACCGGAAGAGGATGGCTGACCTCCAAG GTGCATTTTCTCGGAAAATGAAGTGGTGA
- the si:ch211-63p21.2 gene encoding FH1/FH2 domain-containing protein 3 isoform X3, whose translation MPPRTSGTPSSSSPTSPPPSLASPLPSASPKDGTVKSRTLKLHWRELQNLAPLPRMTRFGTQTIWAGLEPVNLDKNHLEYLFKSKANSSSLNIVSGRQKQPSISVLGVKRSNIITIALSSLPPPRLLPPAIYSMDSCVLEREDIQEIAEPLFHLKLGMEQLAASQTFKYILATVLAIGNFLNGCKARGFELSYLGKLSQVRDTHTRQPLLHHVCVLLLQLYPESSDLYSDITAVTKAGKCDYCQVQSNFTQLESLCKASWEQVKLLNKADEKRKGGKGERMKGIGDEALAPDGSLRHRLPKILKECEERLKVLRAVHRRVINRFHSFLLFLGYSRAMVRDTKPEDFCKTISNFSLEYRTMQQTILLQRERERERQKNATESPGPNTPVGKRKNQQTPSKDNDEQGRLEEVLRTPESMSRLDVTLPRNRKRMADLQGAFSRKMKW comes from the exons ATGCCTCCAAGGACCTCCGGcaccccctcctcttcctcccccacctcccctcctccttctctggCCTCACCTTTGCCCTCTGCTTCACCTAAAGATGGTACCGTTAAGTCTCGCACTTTGAAGCTTCACTGGAGGGAGCTGCAGAATCTGGCACCGCTCCCCAGGATGACACGCTTTGGGACTCAGACCATTTGGGCCGGACTCGAGCCGGTGAATTTGGATAAAAACCATCTGGAGTATTTGTTTAAGTCTAAAGCCAACAGCAGCAGTCTGAACATTGTATCGGGACGGCAG AAGCAGCCATCGATATCGGTGTTGGGAGTGAAGCGCAGCAACATCATAACTATTGCCCTGAGCAGCTTGCCCCCTCCTCGCCTCCTCCCCCCTGCTATCTACAGCATGGACAGCTGTGTGTTAGAAAGAGAAGACATTCAG GAAATTGCTGAGCCTCTCTTCCATCTGAAGTTGGGCATGGAACAACTGGCAGCCAGCCAGACCTTCAAGTACATCCTGGCGACAGTCCTAGCGATCGGTAACTTTCTCAACGGATGTAAG GCCCGTGGTTTTGAGCTGAGTTACCTGGGGAAGCTGTCTCAGGTAAGGGACACACACACTCGACAGCCCCTGCTGCACCACGTCTGCGTCTTACTGCTGCAGCTCTATCCGGAATCCTCTGACCTCTACTCGGACATCACCGCGGTCACTAAAGCTGGAAAG TGTGACTACTGCCAAGTCCAGTCCAACTTTACCCAGCTGGAGAGCCTGTGCAAAGCATCATGGGAGCAGGTGAAGCTGCTGAATAAAGCTGACGaaaagaggaaaggaggaaagGGGGAAAGGATGAAAGGGATAGGTGATGAGGCCCTGGCCCCGGACGGTTCGCTCCGTCACAGGCTTCCGAAGATTCTGAAAGAGTGTGAGGAAAGGCTGAAAGTCCTAAGAGCTGTCCATCGTAGGGTTATCAATAG GTTCCACTCTTTTCTCCTCTTCCTTGGCTACTCCCGGGCCATGGTGAGGGATACCAAACCGGAGGACTTCTGCAAAACCATCAGTAACTTTTCCCTGGAGTATAGGACCATGCAACAGACCATCCtactgcagagagaaagagagcgggAGCGACAGAAAAATGCGACTGAAAGCCCGGGTCCAAACACCCCtgtaggaaaaagaaaaaatcaacaAACTCCATCAAAG GACAATGATGAGCAGGGTAGGCTGGAGGAGGTACTGAGAACACCCGAGTCCATGTCAAGATTGGATGTCACTTTGCCTCGAAACCGGAAGAGGATGGCTGACCTCCAAG GTGCATTTTCTCGGAAAATGAAGTGGTGA
- the si:ch211-63p21.2 gene encoding FH1/FH2 domain-containing protein 1 isoform X1 produces MPPRTSGTPSSSSPTSPPPSLASPLPSASPKDGTVKSRTLKLHWRELQNLAPLPRMTRFGTQTIWAGLEPVNLDKNHLEYLFKSKANSSSLNIVSGRQKQPSISVLGVKRSNIITIALSSLPPPRLLPPAIYSMDSCVLEREDIQRLQALIPTEEELCLIKEAKAQNPNASLAPAELCLLTLGEIPHLSTRLQLWAFALDYDSLEREIAEPLFHLKLGMEQLAASQTFKYILATVLAIGNFLNGCKARGFELSYLGKLSQVRDTHTRQPLLHHVCVLLLQLYPESSDLYSDITAVTKAGKCDYCQVQSNFTQLESLCKASWEQVKLLNKADEKRKGGKGERMKGIGDEALAPDGSLRHRLPKILKECEERLKVLRAVHRRVINRFHSFLLFLGYSRAMVRDTKPEDFCKTISNFSLEYRTMQQTILLQRERERERQKNATESPGPNTPVGKRKNQQTPSKDNDEQGRLEEVLRTPESMSRLDVTLPRNRKRMADLQGAFSRKMKW; encoded by the exons ATGCCTCCAAGGACCTCCGGcaccccctcctcttcctcccccacctcccctcctccttctctggCCTCACCTTTGCCCTCTGCTTCACCTAAAGATGGTACCGTTAAGTCTCGCACTTTGAAGCTTCACTGGAGGGAGCTGCAGAATCTGGCACCGCTCCCCAGGATGACACGCTTTGGGACTCAGACCATTTGGGCCGGACTCGAGCCGGTGAATTTGGATAAAAACCATCTGGAGTATTTGTTTAAGTCTAAAGCCAACAGCAGCAGTCTGAACATTGTATCGGGACGGCAG AAGCAGCCATCGATATCGGTGTTGGGAGTGAAGCGCAGCAACATCATAACTATTGCCCTGAGCAGCTTGCCCCCTCCTCGCCTCCTCCCCCCTGCTATCTACAGCATGGACAGCTGTGTGTTAGAAAGAGAAGACATTCAG CGTCTTCAAGCACTGATCCCGACTGAAGAGGAACTCTGCCTGATCAAAGAGGCCAAGGCCCAGAACCCTAATGCCTCTCTGGCACCAGCTGAGCTTTGCCTCCTCACTTTGGGGGAAATCCCCCACTTGAGCACCAGGCTTCAGCTTTGGGCCTTTGCTCTGGATTACGACTCCTTGGAGAGG GAAATTGCTGAGCCTCTCTTCCATCTGAAGTTGGGCATGGAACAACTGGCAGCCAGCCAGACCTTCAAGTACATCCTGGCGACAGTCCTAGCGATCGGTAACTTTCTCAACGGATGTAAG GCCCGTGGTTTTGAGCTGAGTTACCTGGGGAAGCTGTCTCAGGTAAGGGACACACACACTCGACAGCCCCTGCTGCACCACGTCTGCGTCTTACTGCTGCAGCTCTATCCGGAATCCTCTGACCTCTACTCGGACATCACCGCGGTCACTAAAGCTGGAAAG TGTGACTACTGCCAAGTCCAGTCCAACTTTACCCAGCTGGAGAGCCTGTGCAAAGCATCATGGGAGCAGGTGAAGCTGCTGAATAAAGCTGACGaaaagaggaaaggaggaaagGGGGAAAGGATGAAAGGGATAGGTGATGAGGCCCTGGCCCCGGACGGTTCGCTCCGTCACAGGCTTCCGAAGATTCTGAAAGAGTGTGAGGAAAGGCTGAAAGTCCTAAGAGCTGTCCATCGTAGGGTTATCAATAG GTTCCACTCTTTTCTCCTCTTCCTTGGCTACTCCCGGGCCATGGTGAGGGATACCAAACCGGAGGACTTCTGCAAAACCATCAGTAACTTTTCCCTGGAGTATAGGACCATGCAACAGACCATCCtactgcagagagaaagagagcgggAGCGACAGAAAAATGCGACTGAAAGCCCGGGTCCAAACACCCCtgtaggaaaaagaaaaaatcaacaAACTCCATCAAAG GACAATGATGAGCAGGGTAGGCTGGAGGAGGTACTGAGAACACCCGAGTCCATGTCAAGATTGGATGTCACTTTGCCTCGAAACCGGAAGAGGATGGCTGACCTCCAAG GTGCATTTTCTCGGAAAATGAAGTGGTGA
- the hnrnpc gene encoding heterogeneous nuclear ribonucleoproteins C1/C2 isoform X1 has translation MSSSTSGSGSGKNTRPISEELKQTRGSGYPIRNWDSEAGVAFPRHQCESTPFRVHWFQGDTLSQQSCKRIFTRASRKSVELFSFLVLNSCWSSSSSSSLMASSNVTNKTDPHSLNSRVFIGNLNTLLVTKADVEAIFSKYGKIVGCSVHKGYAFVQYSNERNARAAVAGEDGRMIVGQVLDINLAGEPKPHRSKTVKRSAGDMYSSSFDLDYDFQRDYYDRMYSYQSRVPPPPPPLSRAVIPSKRPRVSLSSGGSRRTKTSFSSSSSKSSQRTSRTMKADDLQTIKRELTQIKHKVDYLLESLERMEKDHSKKSEMKSSKPEPGEVSPLHSSTSSKKEDSLKRGKESRELNDSEEEGDLLEDEDETKSRGRDDDDDDEGEQEEGEDDGDSANGDES, from the exons ATGTCGTCATCAACGAGCGGCAGCGGCAGTGGCAAGAACACGAGACCAATCAGTGAAGAGCTTAAACAGACACGGGGCTCAGGATATCCAATCAGAAACTGGGATTCGGAAGCGGGCGTGGCCTTTCCCCGTCACCAGTGCGAGTCGACGCCATTTCGTGTCCACTGGTTTCAAGGTGATACGTTGAGCCAGCAGAGCTGTAAGCGGATCTTTACCCGTGCAAGTAGAAAGAGCGTTGAATTGTTCTCATTTTTAGTGTTAAACTCCTG TTGGTCATCGTCCTCCTCTTCCAGCCTGATGGCCAGCAGCAACGTGACCAACAAGACCGACCCCCACTCCCTCAACTCCCGCGTCTTCATCGGCAACCTCAACACCCTGCTGGTCACCAAGGCTGATGTGGAGGCGATCTTCTCCAAGTACGGCAAGATCGTCGGCTGCTCCGTCCACAAGGGCTACGCCTTCGTCCAGTACTCCAACGAGAGGAACGCCAGGGCCGCCGTGGCCGGGGAGGACGGCCGCATGATCGTTGGACAGGTGCTAG ACATCAATCTGGCAGGTGAGCCGAAGCCTCATAGATCGAAGACAGTGAAGCGATCTGCAGGAGACATGTACAG ttCATCTTTTGATTTGGACTACGACTTCCAAAGAGATTACTATGACAG AATGTACTCCTACCAGTCTCGGGtgcctcctccccctccccctctgtCCCGCGCCGTCATCCCCTCCAAACGTCCCAGGGTGAGCCTGAGCAGCGGAGGGAGCCGACGAACCAAGACcagcttctcctcctcttcctccaagAGCAGCCAGAGAACTTCACGTACAA TGAAGGCAGATGATTTACAGACCATAAAAAGGGAGCTTACACAGATCAAACACAAGGTGGACTACTTGTTGGAGAGCTTAGAGCGCATGGAGAAGGACCACAGCAAGAAATCAG AGATGAAAAGCTCCAAACCTGAGCCAGGTGAAGTGTCTCCTCTCCACTCATCTACCTCCAGCAAAAAGGAAGACAGTCTGAAGAGGGGCAAAGAGAGCCGGGAGCTGAATGACTcagaggaggagggagactTGCTGGAAGATGAAGATGAG ACgaaaagcagagggagagacgacgatgatgatgatgaaggtgaGCAGGAGGAAGGAGAGGACGATGGCGATAGTGCTAACGGAGatgaatcctga
- the hnrnpc gene encoding heterogeneous nuclear ribonucleoproteins C1/C2 isoform X2 — MFHSFSTILFSPTDTDRQTSTDLNTDTMDWSSSSSSSLMASSNVTNKTDPHSLNSRVFIGNLNTLLVTKADVEAIFSKYGKIVGCSVHKGYAFVQYSNERNARAAVAGEDGRMIVGQVLDINLAGEPKPHRSKTVKRSAGDMYSSSFDLDYDFQRDYYDRMYSYQSRVPPPPPPLSRAVIPSKRPRVSLSSGGSRRTKTSFSSSSSKSSQRTSRTMKADDLQTIKRELTQIKHKVDYLLESLERMEKDHSKKSEMKSSKPEPGEVSPLHSSTSSKKEDSLKRGKESRELNDSEEEGDLLEDEDETKSRGRDDDDDDEGEQEEGEDDGDSANGDES, encoded by the exons ATGTTTCATAGCTTCTCGACGATCCTCTTCTCTCCAACAGACACAGACAGGCAGACCTCCACCGACCTGAATACAGACACAATGGA TTGGTCATCGTCCTCCTCTTCCAGCCTGATGGCCAGCAGCAACGTGACCAACAAGACCGACCCCCACTCCCTCAACTCCCGCGTCTTCATCGGCAACCTCAACACCCTGCTGGTCACCAAGGCTGATGTGGAGGCGATCTTCTCCAAGTACGGCAAGATCGTCGGCTGCTCCGTCCACAAGGGCTACGCCTTCGTCCAGTACTCCAACGAGAGGAACGCCAGGGCCGCCGTGGCCGGGGAGGACGGCCGCATGATCGTTGGACAGGTGCTAG ACATCAATCTGGCAGGTGAGCCGAAGCCTCATAGATCGAAGACAGTGAAGCGATCTGCAGGAGACATGTACAG ttCATCTTTTGATTTGGACTACGACTTCCAAAGAGATTACTATGACAG AATGTACTCCTACCAGTCTCGGGtgcctcctccccctccccctctgtCCCGCGCCGTCATCCCCTCCAAACGTCCCAGGGTGAGCCTGAGCAGCGGAGGGAGCCGACGAACCAAGACcagcttctcctcctcttcctccaagAGCAGCCAGAGAACTTCACGTACAA TGAAGGCAGATGATTTACAGACCATAAAAAGGGAGCTTACACAGATCAAACACAAGGTGGACTACTTGTTGGAGAGCTTAGAGCGCATGGAGAAGGACCACAGCAAGAAATCAG AGATGAAAAGCTCCAAACCTGAGCCAGGTGAAGTGTCTCCTCTCCACTCATCTACCTCCAGCAAAAAGGAAGACAGTCTGAAGAGGGGCAAAGAGAGCCGGGAGCTGAATGACTcagaggaggagggagactTGCTGGAAGATGAAGATGAG ACgaaaagcagagggagagacgacgatgatgatgatgaaggtgaGCAGGAGGAAGGAGAGGACGATGGCGATAGTGCTAACGGAGatgaatcctga
- the hnrnpc gene encoding heterogeneous nuclear ribonucleoproteins C1/C2 isoform X3, which translates to MDWSSSSSSSLMASSNVTNKTDPHSLNSRVFIGNLNTLLVTKADVEAIFSKYGKIVGCSVHKGYAFVQYSNERNARAAVAGEDGRMIVGQVLDINLAGEPKPHRSKTVKRSAGDMYSSSFDLDYDFQRDYYDRMYSYQSRVPPPPPPLSRAVIPSKRPRVSLSSGGSRRTKTSFSSSSSKSSQRTSRTMKADDLQTIKRELTQIKHKVDYLLESLERMEKDHSKKSEMKSSKPEPGEVSPLHSSTSSKKEDSLKRGKESRELNDSEEEGDLLEDEDETKSRGRDDDDDDEGEQEEGEDDGDSANGDES; encoded by the exons ATGGA TTGGTCATCGTCCTCCTCTTCCAGCCTGATGGCCAGCAGCAACGTGACCAACAAGACCGACCCCCACTCCCTCAACTCCCGCGTCTTCATCGGCAACCTCAACACCCTGCTGGTCACCAAGGCTGATGTGGAGGCGATCTTCTCCAAGTACGGCAAGATCGTCGGCTGCTCCGTCCACAAGGGCTACGCCTTCGTCCAGTACTCCAACGAGAGGAACGCCAGGGCCGCCGTGGCCGGGGAGGACGGCCGCATGATCGTTGGACAGGTGCTAG ACATCAATCTGGCAGGTGAGCCGAAGCCTCATAGATCGAAGACAGTGAAGCGATCTGCAGGAGACATGTACAG ttCATCTTTTGATTTGGACTACGACTTCCAAAGAGATTACTATGACAG AATGTACTCCTACCAGTCTCGGGtgcctcctccccctccccctctgtCCCGCGCCGTCATCCCCTCCAAACGTCCCAGGGTGAGCCTGAGCAGCGGAGGGAGCCGACGAACCAAGACcagcttctcctcctcttcctccaagAGCAGCCAGAGAACTTCACGTACAA TGAAGGCAGATGATTTACAGACCATAAAAAGGGAGCTTACACAGATCAAACACAAGGTGGACTACTTGTTGGAGAGCTTAGAGCGCATGGAGAAGGACCACAGCAAGAAATCAG AGATGAAAAGCTCCAAACCTGAGCCAGGTGAAGTGTCTCCTCTCCACTCATCTACCTCCAGCAAAAAGGAAGACAGTCTGAAGAGGGGCAAAGAGAGCCGGGAGCTGAATGACTcagaggaggagggagactTGCTGGAAGATGAAGATGAG ACgaaaagcagagggagagacgacgatgatgatgatgaaggtgaGCAGGAGGAAGGAGAGGACGATGGCGATAGTGCTAACGGAGatgaatcctga
- the hnrnpc gene encoding heterogeneous nuclear ribonucleoproteins C1/C2 isoform X4: protein MASSNVTNKTDPHSLNSRVFIGNLNTLLVTKADVEAIFSKYGKIVGCSVHKGYAFVQYSNERNARAAVAGEDGRMIVGQVLDINLAGEPKPHRSKTVKRSAGDMYSSSFDLDYDFQRDYYDRMYSYQSRVPPPPPPLSRAVIPSKRPRVSLSSGGSRRTKTSFSSSSSKSSQRTSRTMKADDLQTIKRELTQIKHKVDYLLESLERMEKDHSKKSEMKSSKPEPGEVSPLHSSTSSKKEDSLKRGKESRELNDSEEEGDLLEDEDETKSRGRDDDDDDEGEQEEGEDDGDSANGDES from the exons ATGGCCAGCAGCAACGTGACCAACAAGACCGACCCCCACTCCCTCAACTCCCGCGTCTTCATCGGCAACCTCAACACCCTGCTGGTCACCAAGGCTGATGTGGAGGCGATCTTCTCCAAGTACGGCAAGATCGTCGGCTGCTCCGTCCACAAGGGCTACGCCTTCGTCCAGTACTCCAACGAGAGGAACGCCAGGGCCGCCGTGGCCGGGGAGGACGGCCGCATGATCGTTGGACAGGTGCTAG ACATCAATCTGGCAGGTGAGCCGAAGCCTCATAGATCGAAGACAGTGAAGCGATCTGCAGGAGACATGTACAG ttCATCTTTTGATTTGGACTACGACTTCCAAAGAGATTACTATGACAG AATGTACTCCTACCAGTCTCGGGtgcctcctccccctccccctctgtCCCGCGCCGTCATCCCCTCCAAACGTCCCAGGGTGAGCCTGAGCAGCGGAGGGAGCCGACGAACCAAGACcagcttctcctcctcttcctccaagAGCAGCCAGAGAACTTCACGTACAA TGAAGGCAGATGATTTACAGACCATAAAAAGGGAGCTTACACAGATCAAACACAAGGTGGACTACTTGTTGGAGAGCTTAGAGCGCATGGAGAAGGACCACAGCAAGAAATCAG AGATGAAAAGCTCCAAACCTGAGCCAGGTGAAGTGTCTCCTCTCCACTCATCTACCTCCAGCAAAAAGGAAGACAGTCTGAAGAGGGGCAAAGAGAGCCGGGAGCTGAATGACTcagaggaggagggagactTGCTGGAAGATGAAGATGAG ACgaaaagcagagggagagacgacgatgatgatgatgaaggtgaGCAGGAGGAAGGAGAGGACGATGGCGATAGTGCTAACGGAGatgaatcctga